In Candidatus Vicinibacter proximus, the following are encoded in one genomic region:
- a CDS encoding HAMP domain-containing histidine kinase, translated as MNLEDLNLKKHKHWFYLWLIALLMVALGKIYEIYYPEFKHDKGHQFLKNCQQKINQVEAGSKELEAQIKGIYYSNQNKDEFIAEISKRLSNHSLFSKFSILFCENEKLIYWNRDNVRFDPKWCPCLENEGSGIFDFENSYYFGINKTLNSEKFGLCYIIYSELSPNDINGREFHISEERNSKESLSLKNEKGQNIAFISNIGSNLSSEFSNFILIFYLLLLIIFYYPTHYFGKIFFNMGMNSWGFLTLLIGIIATSSLANWLVSNPDYFDSIFTSSKFKTNYFQYTLFELIVLSILVFHIAYFFHKYYILKVNQPAGKNYVDLIIPLFNYAITFLALLVYCNLFKTVFVKSEFSFNLDKSIFLPLENYLLLISLLLILISVFLIAHKLCLSTISYQLPIKRRIQLFTIAFAITIPLLYKLNLEITLISFFLSSSIIIWLLDYFVDYKQTSALWLISWILIISFLTSGLIFHYQNIRKRYEKIALLNSITTIGYSKLDSNTTSISSDVGILIEKSNQLGYDLFIYENETPRYSSNFKKPELIQLKNDLGTKSKTIVVRNSEEWLVQKIKPNYLILISHPIPSIVKAISLFSYLFTILIILSYLVSLVHQKYPILPDGLNIQVDDKPSLRTKIQFYIILGIVFSFLIIALVTVFFTKRSEQQITEETLYNKIKYLSTFLEQSISSTNNLQDAQFVLTEQIKSTSSLFDYGVEFYDNRGFEVNLYKNQSSTNTKIKLCNPSFYFYYPFGISDIVIKVNDDFNNQIKISGFKNIFLNNLRLGTLEMVSYINNEKARDNRLNNLINTLLNIYVFLFLIAASLATILANSITSPLEVLSDKLKSMRLGKRNETLDWSGQDEIGELIQDYNRMVTQLDESAGLLAKSERDSAWREMAKQVAHEIKNPLTPMKLNIQYLQQKIKSGEKDLTELIQRISVTLLEQIDGLTQIATEFSNFAKMPKAENEKILINDLVSSVHDLFRKREDVDIYLIVPIDELFVFCDKNQMIRVLNNLINNSIQAIPEHRKGKIDIQLGQKNNFAFISIKDNGVGIDAEMKEKVFLPNFTTKNSGTGLGLAMCRQIIESVNGKIYFISEINVGTEFIVELPLMRLEKNTN; from the coding sequence GTGAATTTGGAGGATTTAAATCTGAAGAAGCATAAGCATTGGTTTTACCTATGGCTTATAGCCCTTTTGATGGTGGCGCTGGGTAAAATTTATGAGATTTACTATCCTGAATTTAAGCACGACAAAGGACACCAGTTTCTTAAAAACTGCCAACAGAAAATAAATCAGGTCGAAGCCGGGAGTAAAGAGTTAGAGGCCCAAATAAAAGGCATATACTACTCCAATCAAAATAAGGATGAATTTATTGCGGAAATAAGTAAAAGACTTAGCAATCATAGTCTTTTTTCAAAATTTTCCATCCTGTTTTGTGAAAACGAAAAACTCATCTATTGGAATCGAGATAATGTCAGATTCGACCCTAAGTGGTGTCCTTGTCTTGAAAATGAGGGTAGCGGGATTTTTGATTTTGAAAATAGTTATTATTTTGGAATTAACAAGACACTGAATTCAGAAAAATTCGGTTTATGCTACATAATTTATTCAGAACTTTCTCCAAACGATATTAATGGTAGGGAGTTTCATATTTCAGAGGAGAGAAATTCCAAAGAATCCCTTTCACTAAAAAATGAGAAAGGACAAAACATAGCTTTCATCAGTAATATCGGATCGAATCTGTCTTCTGAATTTTCAAACTTCATACTTATATTTTATTTACTTCTTCTAATAATATTTTACTACCCTACTCATTACTTCGGTAAAATATTTTTTAATATGGGTATGAATTCATGGGGATTCCTAACTCTTCTTATTGGAATTATAGCAACAAGCAGTTTGGCGAATTGGCTCGTCTCGAATCCGGATTATTTTGACAGCATTTTTACCTCATCTAAATTCAAAACGAACTATTTTCAGTACACATTATTTGAATTAATCGTATTGTCAATACTGGTATTCCATATAGCTTACTTTTTTCACAAATACTATATACTCAAAGTCAATCAACCTGCAGGAAAAAATTATGTTGACCTTATAATTCCTCTTTTTAATTATGCAATAACTTTTCTAGCCTTATTAGTTTATTGTAACTTGTTTAAAACAGTATTCGTAAAATCTGAATTCAGTTTTAATTTGGATAAATCAATCTTCCTGCCCCTTGAAAATTATCTACTTCTAATTTCGTTATTGTTGATTTTGATTTCTGTTTTTCTCATTGCACATAAACTCTGTTTAAGTACGATTAGCTATCAATTACCGATTAAAAGAAGAATTCAGCTTTTTACAATTGCGTTTGCCATTACAATACCTTTGCTTTATAAACTAAATCTAGAAATAACACTTATTTCATTCTTCCTTAGTTCATCAATCATAATTTGGCTGCTGGACTATTTTGTGGATTACAAACAAACCAGTGCATTATGGCTGATTAGTTGGATTTTAATTATCAGCTTCCTTACTTCAGGTTTGATTTTTCATTACCAAAATATCCGAAAAAGATATGAAAAAATAGCACTGCTCAACTCAATTACCACAATCGGTTATTCAAAATTAGACTCTAATACAACTTCCATTTCATCTGATGTAGGTATACTGATTGAAAAAAGCAATCAACTTGGTTATGACCTATTTATTTATGAAAATGAAACACCAAGGTATAGTTCCAATTTTAAAAAGCCTGAACTTATTCAATTAAAAAATGATCTAGGCACAAAGAGCAAGACCATAGTGGTAAGAAATTCAGAAGAATGGTTGGTTCAAAAAATAAAACCAAATTATTTGATTTTAATTTCACATCCAATCCCTTCAATTGTTAAGGCAATTTCTCTCTTCAGCTATTTATTTACGATACTGATAATACTTTCATACTTGGTTAGTTTGGTCCACCAAAAGTACCCTATACTTCCCGATGGATTGAATATTCAAGTAGATGACAAACCATCTCTAAGGACCAAAATCCAATTTTATATCATCCTTGGAATTGTATTTAGTTTTTTAATCATAGCATTGGTTACTGTTTTTTTTACAAAAAGGTCTGAACAACAAATTACAGAAGAGACACTATACAATAAAATCAAATATTTAAGCACTTTCCTTGAACAGTCTATTTCTTCTACTAATAATCTACAGGACGCCCAATTTGTTTTAACAGAACAAATAAAATCTACCTCATCCCTGTTTGACTATGGTGTTGAATTTTATGACAATAGAGGTTTTGAAGTTAACTTATACAAAAACCAATCAAGCACAAACACAAAAATAAAACTTTGCAATCCTTCATTTTATTTTTATTACCCTTTTGGAATTTCTGATATTGTCATTAAAGTGAATGATGACTTTAATAACCAAATTAAAATTTCTGGGTTTAAAAATATTTTTTTAAATAATCTCAGATTGGGAACCCTTGAAATGGTTAGCTACATTAATAATGAAAAAGCAAGAGATAATAGGTTGAATAACCTAATTAATACCTTGCTTAATATTTATGTATTCCTGTTTTTGATTGCAGCAAGTCTTGCTACCATCTTGGCCAATTCTATAACTTCACCTTTGGAGGTATTGAGTGATAAATTAAAATCTATGCGGCTTGGTAAAAGAAATGAAACACTTGATTGGTCAGGGCAGGATGAAATAGGTGAACTTATTCAGGATTACAACAGAATGGTCACTCAGTTGGATGAAAGCGCGGGTTTATTGGCTAAATCAGAAAGGGATTCAGCTTGGAGAGAAATGGCTAAGCAAGTAGCCCATGAGATTAAAAACCCATTAACTCCAATGAAGCTCAACATTCAGTATTTACAACAGAAAATAAAAAGTGGAGAAAAGGATCTTACCGAATTGATTCAAAGAATATCCGTTACCCTATTAGAGCAAATTGATGGATTGACTCAAATTGCAACGGAATTTTCAAATTTTGCAAAAATGCCAAAAGCTGAAAATGAAAAAATTCTAATAAATGATCTTGTCTCCTCTGTTCATGATCTATTTCGAAAAAGAGAGGATGTGGATATATATCTGATTGTTCCAATCGATGAACTATTTGTATTTTGTGACAAGAACCAGATGATTAGAGTATTGAATAATTTAATCAATAATTCTATACAAGCAATCCCTGAACACAGAAAAGGAAAAATTGATATCCAATTGGGTCAAAAAAATAACTTTGCATTTATCTCTATAAAGGATAATGGGGTTGGAATTGATGCAGAAATGAAAGAAAAGGTATTCTTACCCAATTTTACCACAAAAAATTCAGGTACCGGTCTAGGATTAGCCATGTGTCGACAAATTATTGAATCTGTAAATGGAAAAATTTATTTTATTTCCGAAATAAATGTTGGCACAGAGTTTATTGTAGAATTACCACTTATGCGTTTAGAAAAAAATACGAATTAA
- a CDS encoding sterol desaturase family protein, with amino-acid sequence MATWVINTGLVFLAFIGMEFMAWFTHKYVMHGFLWTWHEDHHKPHQLKEGFWEKNDRFFLVFAVPSFLCYLFGSLYPDLRWLLFIGIGISIYGICYFLVHDVYIHRRFEWFKPLDNTYSKAVLKAHGAHHAKQTKEDGESFGMLFVNPKYFRKKKAI; translated from the coding sequence ATGGCAACTTGGGTAATCAATACAGGGCTGGTTTTCCTGGCATTCATAGGAATGGAATTTATGGCTTGGTTTACACATAAATATGTAATGCACGGCTTTCTTTGGACCTGGCATGAAGATCATCATAAGCCTCACCAACTAAAAGAAGGGTTCTGGGAAAAAAATGATCGCTTCTTTCTTGTTTTTGCAGTTCCGAGTTTCCTGTGCTATTTGTTTGGAAGTTTGTACCCTGATTTAAGATGGCTATTGTTTATCGGAATTGGCATTTCTATATATGGCATATGTTACTTTCTAGTACATGATGTATATATTCACAGAAGGTTTGAATGGTTTAAACCACTTGACAATACATATTCCAAGGCAGTGCTTAAAGCGCACGGTGCACACCACGCCAAGCAAACTAAAGAAGACGGGGAATCCTTCGGAATGCTTTTTGTAAACCCTAAATACTTTAGAAAGAAAAAAGCAATTTAA
- the sucD gene encoding succinate--CoA ligase subunit alpha, which translates to MSVLVNKNSRIIVQGFTGKEGSFHAEQMVSYGTPVVGGVTPGKGGQTHLNLPVFNTVHEAVDSTQADTSIIFVPPAFAADAIMEAADAGISVIICITEGVPVQDMVKVMEYLKNYPCTLIGPNCPGVITPGEAKVGIMPGFIHRKGRVGIVSRSGTLTYEAVDQITQVGLGQSTCIGIGGDPIPGTTTLQAVQMLMADYETDGIVMIGEIGGSMETDAALWIRDYGTKPVVGFIAGKTAPKGRKMGHAGAIIGGAEDTAEAKIKIMQECGIHVVESPSQIGLKMKEVLKK; encoded by the coding sequence ATGAGTGTATTGGTAAATAAAAATTCCAGAATTATTGTTCAGGGATTTACAGGAAAAGAAGGAAGCTTTCATGCGGAGCAAATGGTAAGTTATGGAACTCCCGTTGTAGGCGGTGTCACGCCAGGTAAAGGTGGGCAAACACATTTGAATTTACCTGTTTTCAATACGGTTCATGAAGCAGTTGATTCAACTCAAGCAGACACCAGTATCATTTTTGTACCTCCAGCTTTCGCTGCTGATGCAATTATGGAGGCCGCTGATGCAGGGATTAGTGTGATCATATGCATAACAGAAGGTGTTCCTGTACAAGACATGGTAAAAGTCATGGAATATCTTAAAAATTATCCTTGTACATTAATAGGTCCTAATTGTCCGGGTGTAATTACACCGGGGGAAGCTAAAGTTGGAATCATGCCTGGTTTTATTCATAGAAAAGGCCGGGTAGGGATTGTATCTCGTTCAGGAACTTTGACTTATGAAGCTGTAGACCAAATTACACAGGTTGGTCTTGGACAATCTACGTGTATTGGAATAGGTGGAGATCCAATACCTGGCACAACAACTCTTCAAGCAGTTCAAATGCTTATGGCTGATTATGAGACAGATGGTATTGTGATGATTGGTGAAATTGGAGGAAGTATGGAAACTGATGCAGCATTGTGGATCAGAGATTATGGTACCAAACCAGTAGTTGGATTTATTGCCGGAAAGACTGCACCTAAGGGCAGAAAAATGGGACATGCTGGAGCCATCATTGGGGGCGCAGAAGATACTGCAGAAGCTAAAATTAAGATTATGCAGGAATGTGGAATTCATGTTGTAGAATCCCCATCTCAAATTGGCTTAAAAATGAAAGAGGTTTTAAAAAAGTAA
- a CDS encoding septum formation initiator family protein produces the protein MENKRHILHIPSRITRYAWKKKAPLTILIFIVYLCFFDKFNLATQFRIYGSLADLKAQRENYVQLIAEAKQDKKDLEQNYEKFAREKYFMARQDEDIYIIETKKKTDK, from the coding sequence ATGGAGAATAAAAGGCATATTTTACACATACCTTCCAGGATTACAAGGTATGCATGGAAGAAAAAAGCACCGTTAACAATTCTGATTTTTATTGTTTATTTGTGTTTTTTTGATAAGTTTAATTTAGCTACTCAGTTTAGAATTTATGGTTCACTAGCTGATTTAAAAGCTCAAAGAGAGAATTACGTCCAATTGATCGCTGAAGCGAAACAAGATAAAAAGGACCTCGAACAGAATTATGAAAAGTTTGCCAGGGAGAAGTACTTTATGGCAAGACAAGATGAAGACATTTATATTATCGAAACCAAAAAGAAAACAGATAAATAA
- the eno gene encoding phosphopyruvate hydratase — translation MSEIVDVIARQILDSRGFPTVEAEVVTYDGFIGRAAVPSGASTGKHEAVELRDKDDSIYMGKGVLNACSFIEEEIADRIIGVEITDQRYIDQLMIELDGTENKSRMGANSILSVSMACARAAAEETDLSLFRYIGGTNAHLMPLPMMNIINGGLHADNKLDFQEFMILPVGAESISHAIRIGSEIFHSLRKVLQSKSYSTNVGDEGGFAPSLGSNEEAIELILKAIESAGYKPAEDVWLAMDAAVSEMYNETDKLYHFHKSGSKSLTSDEMVDFWDRWTSKYPLISIEDGLAEDDWAGWVNLNKMLGSKIQLVGDDLFVTNQKRLQEGINLKAANSILIKVNQIGSLTETINAVQLAQRNSFTTVMSHRSGETEDTFIADLSVALNCGQIKTGSLSRSDRTAKYNQLIRIEEELGDQAQFYGKSILKR, via the coding sequence ATGAGTGAAATAGTTGATGTAATCGCCAGACAAATTTTGGATAGCAGAGGATTCCCAACGGTTGAGGCTGAAGTGGTGACTTATGATGGATTTATTGGTCGTGCTGCAGTTCCATCAGGGGCTTCTACTGGTAAACATGAAGCCGTCGAGCTAAGAGATAAGGATGACAGCATATACATGGGTAAAGGTGTTTTAAATGCCTGCTCATTTATTGAAGAAGAAATAGCAGACAGGATAATTGGTGTTGAAATTACAGATCAAAGGTATATTGACCAATTAATGATTGAGTTAGATGGCACCGAGAATAAGTCAAGAATGGGCGCGAATTCAATTTTATCCGTATCAATGGCTTGCGCAAGGGCTGCTGCTGAGGAAACAGACCTTTCCTTGTTCCGATATATAGGAGGAACCAATGCGCATCTGATGCCCCTTCCGATGATGAATATTATAAATGGGGGTTTGCATGCAGACAATAAACTTGATTTTCAAGAATTTATGATCTTGCCTGTTGGAGCGGAATCCATAAGTCATGCCATTAGAATTGGTTCAGAGATTTTTCATAGTTTAAGAAAAGTTCTACAATCAAAATCCTATTCAACCAATGTTGGAGATGAAGGTGGATTTGCCCCATCATTGGGATCGAATGAGGAAGCTATAGAGCTTATCTTGAAAGCAATAGAGAGTGCTGGATATAAGCCAGCAGAAGATGTTTGGCTAGCCATGGATGCAGCTGTGTCGGAAATGTATAACGAGACGGATAAGCTTTATCATTTTCATAAATCAGGTTCTAAATCTTTAACTTCGGATGAAATGGTAGACTTTTGGGATAGGTGGACTTCCAAATATCCTCTAATATCGATTGAAGATGGTTTAGCAGAGGATGATTGGGCTGGCTGGGTGAATTTGAATAAAATGCTTGGTAGTAAAATCCAACTGGTAGGTGATGATTTGTTTGTTACAAATCAAAAGAGGTTGCAGGAAGGGATTAATCTAAAGGCAGCAAATTCAATTCTGATAAAAGTTAATCAGATAGGATCACTTACGGAGACTATCAATGCTGTTCAATTGGCGCAAAGAAATTCCTTCACCACTGTGATGAGTCATCGGTCAGGAGAAACTGAAGATACATTTATAGCAGATCTATCTGTTGCTTTAAATTGTGGTCAAATAAAAACCGGTTCCCTATCCAGATCAGACAGGACTGCCAAATACAATCAACTAATTAGAATAGAAGAAGAGTTGGGTGATCAGGCTCAATTTTACGGTAAAAGTATACTTAAAAGATAA
- the carA gene encoding glutamine-hydrolyzing carbamoyl-phosphate synthase small subunit — MSKNYRDPAVLMLKDGTVFHGKSAGITGTTVGEICFNTGMTGYQEIFTDPSYFRQILVMTNVHIGNYGTHQKEVESGNIQIAGLVCRNFSDHFSRLNADSSLQEYLELNGLLCIHDVDTRALVRHIRTHGAMNAIISNEEFDLNKLKDLLDAVPDMNGLELSSKVTTNQIYDLPNTEDSVRLAVLDFGIKSSILKQLNKHHFNVRVFPAQTDIATMVDWKPDAFFLSNGPGDPSAMDYAINTASKILESQKPAFGICLGHQIFGLAMGVKTIKMLNGHRGSNHAVLNLETGLGEITCQNHGFALDTNEVLANKSRISLSHINLNDKSVEGIRIIDRPVFSVQYHPEAGPGPHDSRYLFQQFSNMINKELGISQTVN, encoded by the coding sequence ATGTCTAAAAATTATCGTGATCCTGCTGTGCTTATGTTGAAAGATGGCACAGTTTTTCACGGCAAATCTGCAGGAATCACAGGTACCACTGTCGGAGAAATATGTTTCAATACCGGGATGACTGGTTATCAGGAAATATTTACCGATCCAAGTTATTTTCGACAGATTTTGGTGATGACCAATGTTCATATTGGAAATTATGGTACGCATCAAAAGGAAGTAGAATCTGGGAATATACAAATAGCAGGTCTTGTGTGTCGTAACTTTTCTGATCACTTCAGCAGGTTGAATGCAGACTCCTCATTACAGGAATATTTAGAACTCAATGGCTTATTATGTATTCATGATGTGGATACCAGAGCATTGGTAAGACATATCAGGACACATGGTGCGATGAATGCCATCATTTCAAATGAAGAATTTGACCTTAATAAACTTAAAGATTTGTTAGATGCAGTTCCCGACATGAATGGATTGGAATTGTCTTCAAAAGTTACTACAAATCAAATTTATGATCTCCCTAATACTGAGGATTCTGTTAGGCTAGCTGTATTGGATTTTGGTATTAAGTCAAGCATCTTAAAACAACTAAACAAACATCATTTTAATGTAAGGGTATTTCCTGCACAAACTGATATTGCGACTATGGTCGATTGGAAACCGGATGCATTTTTCCTATCTAACGGCCCCGGAGATCCATCTGCAATGGATTATGCCATAAACACAGCCAGTAAGATATTAGAATCACAGAAACCTGCTTTTGGAATATGTTTGGGTCATCAAATTTTTGGCCTAGCAATGGGTGTAAAAACTATAAAAATGCTAAATGGTCATAGAGGTTCAAATCATGCGGTACTGAATCTGGAAACTGGATTAGGCGAAATTACCTGCCAAAATCATGGGTTTGCCTTGGATACAAATGAGGTGCTTGCAAATAAGAGCCGAATTTCACTTAGCCATATTAACTTGAATGATAAAAGTGTGGAAGGTATAAGAATAATAGACCGTCCTGTCTTCAGTGTTCAGTATCATCCTGAAGCAGGTCCAGGGCCACATGATTCCAGATATTTATTTCAACAATTTTCTAATATGATCAATAAAGAATTGGGCATTAGTCAAACTGTAAATTAA
- the rplQ gene encoding 50S ribosomal protein L17: protein MRHGKAFNHLSRKKGHRSALLRNLAGALIKYKRISTTVAKAKALRVYIEPLITKSKNNSTHSRRVVFSYLQNKDVVASLFGEVAEKVATRPGGYTRVIRTGFRKGDGAEMAMIELVDFNTVMVSTSVAESPVAKTAKRTRRSSKKTKSEAEGVVENNSEEFNSPDSETKE, encoded by the coding sequence ATGAGACATGGTAAAGCGTTTAACCATCTAAGTAGAAAAAAGGGACATCGTTCGGCCTTGCTGAGAAATTTGGCGGGTGCTCTCATAAAGTATAAAAGAATTAGCACCACAGTAGCTAAGGCTAAAGCACTGAGGGTTTATATTGAACCTTTGATCACAAAATCAAAAAACAATTCAACGCATTCAAGGAGAGTTGTATTTAGTTATTTGCAAAACAAAGATGTCGTAGCTTCCTTGTTTGGAGAAGTTGCAGAAAAGGTAGCTACCAGACCTGGAGGTTATACGAGAGTCATTCGAACCGGCTTCCGAAAAGGAGATGGGGCAGAAATGGCCATGATAGAACTTGTTGATTTTAACACTGTAATGGTTTCAACATCGGTAGCAGAATCTCCTGTAGCCAAAACAGCAAAAAGAACAAGAAGATCGTCCAAGAAAACTAAATCGGAAGCTGAGGGTGTTGTGGAAAACAACTCTGAAGAATTTAATTCTCCAGATTCTGAAACTAAAGAATAA
- a CDS encoding DNA-directed RNA polymerase subunit alpha, which produces MSILNFQKPDKIILQKATEFDGSFEFKPLEPGFGQTLGNSLRRILLSSLEGYAITHVRIAGVEHEFSTIKGVIEDVIEIILNLKQIRLKSKLEKDEIKEEKIYITISGKEVFTAGDIEKFTNVFEVTNPDQVVCHMEPFVNLEIELTIAKGRGYVPADENMTKDLPIGVIPVDAIYTPIKKVSYSISNTRVGQKTDYEKLLLDIKTDGTIHPEEAVKEAARIMIQHLLLITDENITFEDAVRKEDTIVDEHVLHMRKLLKTPLEDLDLSVRAYNCLKAAKINSLGEMVKFDTHELLKFRNFGKKSLVEIEELLQSKNLSFGMDLSKYKLDEE; this is translated from the coding sequence ATGAGTATATTAAATTTTCAAAAGCCCGATAAAATCATTCTTCAAAAAGCTACGGAGTTTGATGGATCTTTTGAATTCAAACCTTTAGAGCCTGGATTTGGACAAACACTTGGCAATTCACTAAGAAGGATACTCCTTTCCTCGTTAGAAGGTTATGCTATTACCCATGTTAGAATCGCAGGTGTTGAACATGAATTTTCTACTATCAAAGGGGTTATAGAAGATGTTATTGAGATCATTCTTAATCTGAAACAAATTCGCTTGAAGAGCAAATTGGAAAAAGATGAGATTAAGGAAGAGAAAATATATATTACCATTAGTGGGAAAGAAGTCTTTACTGCAGGGGACATCGAAAAATTTACAAATGTTTTTGAAGTAACAAATCCTGATCAGGTGGTTTGTCACATGGAGCCTTTTGTGAATCTTGAGATTGAACTTACTATTGCAAAAGGAAGAGGTTATGTTCCTGCTGATGAAAATATGACAAAGGATTTGCCAATTGGTGTAATTCCGGTAGATGCTATTTATACACCTATCAAAAAAGTATCATACAGTATTTCAAATACTAGGGTCGGACAAAAAACCGATTACGAAAAGTTGCTATTGGACATTAAAACTGATGGTACCATTCATCCTGAAGAGGCGGTTAAAGAAGCAGCCAGGATAATGATACAACATCTACTCCTCATCACAGATGAAAATATCACTTTTGAAGATGCGGTACGTAAGGAAGATACAATAGTGGATGAACATGTCTTACACATGAGAAAATTATTGAAGACACCTTTGGAAGATCTAGACCTTTCTGTTAGAGCTTATAATTGCCTAAAAGCTGCAAAAATAAATTCGCTCGGGGAAATGGTAAAATTTGATACCCACGAATTATTGAAATTTAGAAATTTTGGAAAGAAATCCCTTGTCGAAATTGAGGAACTTTTACAATCAAAGAACCTTAGTTTTGGAATGGACCTTTCAAAATATAAACTGGACGAAGAATAA
- the rpsD gene encoding 30S ribosomal protein S4 — MARYTGPVTKKSRAFGQSLTGFDKSFEKKKYPPGQHGPSRKKKQKSDYALQLLEKQKAKYTYGVLERQFRNIFHDAHKKSGVTGEVLFQFLEARLDNTVYRMGISSTRKGARQLVSHRHITVNGKVANIPSLRLKPGDTVAVRGNSQNLDFISHKVAQKSDVRKFGWLEWNTDKMEGKFLQYPSRDQVPENINEQLIVELYSK; from the coding sequence ATGGCAAGATATACCGGACCCGTCACTAAAAAATCCAGAGCATTTGGACAGTCCCTTACAGGTTTTGACAAATCTTTTGAAAAGAAAAAGTATCCTCCTGGCCAACATGGTCCTTCACGTAAGAAAAAACAGAAATCCGATTACGCTCTTCAATTGCTAGAAAAGCAAAAGGCAAAATACACATATGGTGTGTTAGAGCGCCAGTTTCGAAATATTTTCCATGATGCGCACAAAAAATCTGGCGTTACAGGGGAGGTTTTATTTCAGTTTTTAGAGGCAAGGTTGGACAATACCGTTTATAGAATGGGTATTTCTTCCACAAGAAAGGGGGCAAGACAATTAGTTTCTCACAGACATATTACCGTAAATGGTAAGGTTGCCAATATACCTTCATTAAGGTTAAAACCTGGGGACACCGTGGCCGTAAGAGGTAATTCTCAAAACCTCGACTTCATAAGTCATAAGGTTGCTCAAAAATCGGATGTAAGAAAATTTGGTTGGTTGGAGTGGAATACTGATAAAATGGAGGGTAAATTTTTGCAATACCCATCAAGAGACCAAGTCCCTGAGAATATCAACGAACAATTGATTGTGGAATTGTATTCTAAGTAA
- the rpsK gene encoding 30S ribosomal protein S11 — translation MAKGKKAKKRKVKVDADGLVYIQATFNNIIISLCNRAGEVISWSSAGKSGFKGSKKNTPYAAQLSANDAAGVAFEAGMRSAEVFVKGPGSGREAAIRAIDATGIKVLKITDLTPIPHNGCRPPKHRRI, via the coding sequence ATGGCAAAAGGCAAAAAGGCTAAAAAGAGGAAAGTTAAAGTCGATGCTGACGGTTTGGTTTACATTCAAGCTACTTTTAACAATATCATCATTTCACTTTGTAATAGAGCTGGAGAGGTTATCAGTTGGTCCAGTGCAGGTAAATCTGGATTCAAAGGATCAAAAAAGAATACTCCATATGCCGCACAACTTTCAGCGAATGATGCTGCCGGCGTTGCTTTTGAAGCAGGAATGCGATCTGCTGAAGTTTTTGTAAAAGGACCTGGTTCTGGAAGGGAAGCTGCAATTAGAGCCATTGATGCAACAGGAATTAAAGTATTGAAGATTACCGATTTAACGCCAATTCCTCACAACGGATGTAGACCTCCTAAACACAGACGTATCTAA
- the rpsM gene encoding 30S ribosomal protein S13, translating into MARIAGIDLPRNKRGVIALTYIYGIGSTTAKNILSKLDINECVRVNEWSNDQVQSIAKMIQDEVKVEGELRSEVQLSIKRLMDIACFRGIRHRKGLPVRGQRTKTNARTRKGKRKTVANKKKATK; encoded by the coding sequence ATGGCTCGTATTGCAGGTATAGATCTTCCAAGGAATAAAAGGGGTGTTATTGCCCTAACTTATATTTATGGCATTGGTAGCACCACGGCTAAAAATATCTTGTCTAAATTAGATATTAATGAATGTGTTCGGGTGAATGAATGGTCAAATGATCAAGTTCAGTCGATTGCTAAAATGATTCAGGATGAGGTAAAAGTTGAAGGAGAGCTACGTTCTGAGGTTCAGTTAAGTATTAAAAGACTTATGGATATAGCTTGTTTTAGGGGTATTAGACATCGTAAGGGACTTCCTGTAAGAGGTCAACGTACCAAGACTAACGCAAGGACACGTAAAGGAAAAAGAAAGACTGTTGCCAACAAAAAGAAAGCAACTAAATAA
- the rpmJ gene encoding 50S ribosomal protein L36, whose amino-acid sequence MKVRASIKKRTVDCKFVRRKGRLYIINKKNPKFKQRQG is encoded by the coding sequence ATGAAAGTTCGTGCATCGATAAAGAAAAGGACAGTAGACTGCAAGTTTGTCAGGAGAAAGGGCAGATTGTATATCATTAATAAGAAAAATCCAAAATTTAAACAACGTCAAGGTTAA